Below is a genomic region from Pseudomonadota bacterium.
AGCTCGCGGGGCAGCTGGCCTCGATTCTGCTCGGGGCGGTGCGCAGCTGCGTGGTGCCGCTCGATCCCGACCACGACCTGCGGCGCATCGACGAGGCCGTGGTCACCCTGGACGAAATGCGCCTGGAGCGTGACCACGGGGACGGCTGGCGATTGAGCCCCGACACCCCTGCCATCGAATTGCTTGGCTCGGCCTGCGAGCTGGTTCGCGCCTCGGCCCGCGAGCTGCGGGTTCAGGTTCCCTGCGACCGAAGTGCGCTACCACGTTGACGTGAGACTTCGTTCCGGGGCAGGTGCACGCCCGGCCAAGCTCCTCGACGCCCATCGAAGCCGCCCTCCGGCTGCGCCCTGCCGCGGGAGCGGGTCCATGGGGCTGGCCCGACTTGGCTGCTACTCAGCCACCGAACCCATCGAACTGCACACGGCCAGCTCGACGCGCTTGACGTGGCGCTTGTCGGCCTCGCGTACGGTGAGCTCGTGCTTGCCGAGCCGCAGCACGGCGCCTTCGGCAGGTACGCCGCCCGCCAGGTCGACGATCATGCCGCCCAGCGAGTCGTAGTCACCAGCGGCCTCCGGAAGCTCGAGGTCCACCTGACGCGCCAGGTCGTAGACGGATACTTCGGCGTTGACGACGAAACGGCCGGGAGCGATCTCCCGCAACGGCAGCTCCTCGAGGTCGTGCTCGTCGCGAATATCACCCACGATTTCCTCGATGATGTCCTCGAGGGTCACCATGCCGCTCGTGCCGCCGAACTCATCGACCACGACCGCGAGATGAATGCGCTTGGCTTGCATCTGGCGCAGCAAGCTGCTGATCTTCTGACTCTCCACCGCGAAGAACACCGGCTTGCGAATGATGTTGGAAAGGTCGCCGCCGGCATCCTCGGCGTCGCGGATGAACCGAAACAGATCCTTGGCGTACAAGATCCCCTCCACGTAGTCCACACGCTCGCGGTAGACGGGATAGCGACTGTGACCGCTATCCACCACGAGCTTGGCAACCTCTTCGAGCGGTGTGTTGATTTCGATGGCCGCCATTCGCGTGCGCGGCACCATCACCTCGCGAGCCACCGTGTCGGTGAACTCGAGGACACTGCGGATGAGCTCGGCATGTTCCTCCGCAATCGCG
It encodes:
- a CDS encoding hemolysin family protein; the protein is MELDVLGESSDGPGPELFGILAAILVGAVFASVDAALLAFGQARARATSEANDASGKAAARYLSERHRIHARMLAGQVLSLSAAAVVASRLAFAYDGIWAGVGAAVGVAWLYATVVGVARTLVAGRAGRLALPLLRIMRPLELCMLPFAWPLAWASRHTSRFLPPEPDDDPGRVTELEVEHLIEEAEERGAIAEEHAELIRSVLEFTDTVAREVMVPRTRMAAIEINTPLEEVAKLVVDSGHSRYPVYRERVDYVEGILYAKDLFRFIRDAEDAGGDLSNIIRKPVFFAVESQKISSLLRQMQAKRIHLAVVVDEFGGTSGMVTLEDIIEEIVGDIRDEHDLEELPLREIAPGRFVVNAEVSVYDLARQVDLELPEAAGDYDSLGGMIVDLAGGVPAEGAVLRLGKHELTVREADKRHVKRVELAVCSSMGSVAE